Proteins from one Desmodus rotundus isolate HL8 chromosome 9, HLdesRot8A.1, whole genome shotgun sequence genomic window:
- the S1PR2 gene encoding sphingosine 1-phosphate receptor 2 — translation MGNLYSEYLSITKVQEHYNYTKETLVIQETLSRQVASALIIILCCAIVVENLLVLVAVARNSKFHSAMYLFLGNLAASDLLAGVAFIANTLLSGSVTLHLTPVQWFAREGSAFITLSASVFSLLAIAIERHVAIAKVKLYGSDKSCRMLLLIGASWLISLVLGGLPILGWNCLGHLETCSTVLPLYAKHYVLCVVTIFSVILLAIVALYVRIYCVVRSSHADVAGPQTLALLKTVTIVLGVFIVCWLPAFSILLLDYACPVHSCPILYKAHYFFAFATLNSLLNPVIYTWRSRDLRWEVLRPLQCCRRAAGVQGRRVGAPGHRLLPLRSYSSLERGTHMPTSPTVLEGNTVV, via the coding sequence ATGGGCAACCTGTACTCGGAGTACCTAAGCATCACCAAGGTCCAGGAGCACTACAATTATACCAAGGAGACACTAGTCATACAGGAGACACTCTCCCGGCAGGTGGCCTCAGCTCTCATCATCATCCTGTGCTGTGCCATCGTGGTGGAGAATCTGCTGGTGCTTGTCGCAGTCGCCCGGAACAGCAAGTTCCACTCAGCCATGTACCTGTTCCTGGGCAACCTGGCCGCCTCGGACCTGCTGGCAGGTGTGGCCTTTATAGCCAATACCTTGCTCTCGGGCTCTGTCACGTTGCATCTGACACCTGTACAGTGGTTTGCCCGTGAGGGCTCAGCTTTCATCACACTGTCCGCCTCTGTCTTCAGCCTCCTGGCCATCGCCATTGAGCGGCATGTGGCCATTGCCAAGGTCAAGCTCTACGGCAGCGACAAGAGCTGCCGCATGCTGCTGCTCATTGGGGCCTCGTGGCTCATCTCACTGGTTCTGGGTGGCCTGCCCATCCTTGGCTGGAACTGCCTGGGCCACCTAGAGACCTGCTCCACCGTTCTGCCGCTCTACGCCAAGCACTACGTGCTCTGTGTGGTAACCATCTTCTCTGTCATCTTATTGGCCATCGTGGCTCTGTATGTCCGCATCTACTGCGTGGTCCGCTCCAGTCATGCCGATGTGGCCGGCCCACAGACACTGGCCCTGCTCAAGACGGTCACCATCGTACTAGGTGTCTTCATTGTTTGCTGGCTGCCTGCTTTTAGCATCCTCCTCCTAGACTATGCCTGTCCTGTGCACTCCTGCCCCATCCTCTACAAGGCCCATTACTTTTTTGCTTTTGCAACCCTCAACTCGCTGCTCAACCCTGTCATCTACACGTGGCGCAGCCGGGACCTGCGGTGGGAGGTACTACGGCCACTGCAGTGCTGCCGGAGGGCGGCAGGGGTGCAAGGACGGCGGGTTGGGGCCCCAGGCCACCGGCTCCTGCCCCTACGCAGCTATAGTTCACTGGAGAGGGGCACCCACATGCCCACGTcgcccacagttctggagggcaACACGGTGGTTTGA